DNA sequence from the Verrucomicrobiia bacterium genome:
CGTGGTTTCCACTACCTTGGGGCGCGCGACGGGCACCCCCAGGAGGTCCGCCTGGAATTGCATCAGCAGGTTATTGGCCGAGGCGCCGCCATCGACCCGCAGTTCATCCAGGGCGATTTGGGAATCCTCTTTCATCACATCCAGGACGTCGGCCACTTGAAAGGCAATCCCTTCCAGAGCGGCCCGCGCTAGGTGCGCGCCGGTCGTCCCTCTGGTCAGGCCCGAGATTGACCCTCGCGCGTATTGGTCCCAATGCGGCGCCCCCAACCCGGCGAACGCTGGCACCAGGTACACCCCCCCGGAATCCGGGACGCTCGCGGCCAGGGGCTCCACCTCGCCCGATGAATGGATTAATCCCAGGCCGTCCCGCAGCCACTGGACGACCGCCCCCCCAATGAACACGCTGCCTTCCAATGCGTATTCCGTTTTGGAGCCGCATCTCCACGCAACCGTGGTCAGAAGTTGATGCCGCGACGGCGTTGGCTCGAAGCCGATGTTCATCAGCATAAAACAGCCCGTGCCATAGGTGTTTTTGGCCAGTCCATGGCTGAAGCAGTTCTGTCCGAACAGTGCCGCCTGCTGATCGCCCGCAATGCCCCCTATGGGGACCGCAGCGCCGAGCAAATCCGCCGCTGTTCGCCCGTACATCTCGCTCGAAGAACGCACTTCGGGCAACAGGCCGCGCGGCACATCGAGGGCCTTCAACAGTTCCTCGTCCCATGCGCCGGTGTGGATATTGAAGAGCATCGTGCGCGAGGCATTGCTCGCATCGGTAATGTGCTGCTCCCCTCCGGTCAGTTTCCACACCAGCCAGGTATCGACGGTCCCAAAGGCCAGCTCCCCTCGCTCCGCCCATTGCCGCGCGCCGGGGACGTTGTCCAGCAGCCAGCGCGCCTTGCTCCCCGAAAAATAGGCGTCTATCACCAGACCGGTCTTGCTCCGGACCAGGTCCGCTGCCCCGGACCGCTTTAGTTCATCGCAAAAGCCCGCCGTGCGCCGGTCTTGCCAGACAATGGCGTTGTGAATGGGCTGGCCGGTGCGGCGCTCCCAGATAAGGGCCGTCTCGCGTTGGTTGGTAATGCCCACCGCGGCGATGTCCCCCGCGCTCAAGCCCGCCTTGGCCAGGGCCGCGCGGGCCACAGCCAGTTGCGAGTCCCAAATGGCGTTGGGGTCGTGCTCCACCCAGCCGGATTGCGGAAAGTGCTGCGGAAATTCCTTTTGCGCCGAGGCCCGTATTGCCCCCTGGTGATCGAAGATAAGCGCCCTCGAGCTGGTTGTGCCCTGGTCCAGTGAAAGAATAAACTCCATAGGTCGCTCTGCTCTTCGGGGGCTTGCTTTCGCGTCCGTTACATGAATTACTTCTCTAATCTGCCCTTGCCTCTCCCTCTCCACTTCCGAAGCCGCGAGGGGCCGGGGCGCGGGGGCCCCCTATGTGTTGGCCTTCCCGCCGTCCCCGCGGTAACCTGTCTCAGGCCCCCATCCACATCCCGCTTTCAAGGCTTGCTCTCCCCCGGACCCTCTCCCGCGCGCAATCCCACCGACTGCGCAATGTCGTCGAGTTCCTCCCGCGTGACCTCTTCAAGCTGCTTGCCTCTTGCCGCCAGCTTCTCGTTTATCTTTGCCACCTTCTCCGTCATCGCGTCGTGGGTCTGCTCACTGCCGCCTGCCAGCAGAAAATTGGGACCCGTCGTGAGCCGTTTATGCCCATCTGAATCCAGGCCAAGCCCAACCATCACTGCCTTGCGCCTGCGATTCTTGCTCGAATTCGCCATGCGCGAAATCCTAAAGCCCACGCCCCCCTTCGTCAATCCGCCAGAAACCGCCCCGGCAACCCACAAAGTCCCACTACATCTCTTTACAAAAGACTTGCCTTCCCGTCCCATTTCGCCTAAACATTCCACCCCAGAAGGGAAATTTAGTTTATCTATGAAAAAACAATTCACATCCTGCGTGGCAGCTCTCACCTCCATCCTCCTCACCCACACCGCGGCCCTGGCCGCCGTTACCTACTACGGCAACCTCTACGATGGCAATGGGGGCGG
Encoded proteins:
- the glpK gene encoding glycerol kinase GlpK, whose amino-acid sequence is MEFILSLDQGTTSSRALIFDHQGAIRASAQKEFPQHFPQSGWVEHDPNAIWDSQLAVARAALAKAGLSAGDIAAVGITNQRETALIWERRTGQPIHNAIVWQDRRTAGFCDELKRSGAADLVRSKTGLVIDAYFSGSKARWLLDNVPGARQWAERGELAFGTVDTWLVWKLTGGEQHITDASNASRTMLFNIHTGAWDEELLKALDVPRGLLPEVRSSSEMYGRTAADLLGAAVPIGGIAGDQQAALFGQNCFSHGLAKNTYGTGCFMLMNIGFEPTPSRHQLLTTVAWRCGSKTEYALEGSVFIGGAVVQWLRDGLGLIHSSGEVEPLAASVPDSGGVYLVPAFAGLGAPHWDQYARGSISGLTRGTTGAHLARAALEGIAFQVADVLDVMKEDSQIALDELRVDGGASANNLLMQFQADLLGVPVARPKVVETTALGAAYLAGLAAGFWKDRGEVQKTWQTERVFEPRMSRDEAAHRRSRWGEALKRSRDWEERASSGS